One segment of Tepidimicrobium xylanilyticum DNA contains the following:
- a CDS encoding aspartyl-phosphate phosphatase Spo0E family protein, with product MKYLIQEIEKLRDELNKKVVQGGKGLNNEETLKLSQRLDELIVKYLLDI from the coding sequence TTGAAGTATTTAATTCAGGAAATAGAAAAATTAAGAGATGAATTGAATAAGAAAGTTGTTCAAGGGGGTAAGGGGCTGAATAATGAAGAAACATTGAAACTGAGTCAAAGATTAGATGAACTGATTGTGAAGTATTTATTAGATATATAG
- a CDS encoding GGDEF domain-containing protein — protein sequence MNINNSFGHLAGDGVIKIVGQSIKRNIRKEDLGIRYGGDEFLILLFNQDKRAAKKVIERIRKEINELNAGQRISIQISAGVAYYNSLINVGDIIKMADRDLYKEKQMKKT from the coding sequence ATTAACATAAACAACAGTTTTGGGCATTTGGCAGGGGATGGGGTTATTAAGATAGTAGGGCAATCGATTAAAAGGAATATAAGGAAAGAGGACTTAGGAATAAGATACGGAGGAGATGAATTCCTAATTCTGTTATTTAATCAAGATAAAAGGGCAGCAAAAAAAGTAATAGAAAGAATAAGAAAAGAGATTAATGAATTAAATGCAGGCCAAAGAATAAGTATTCAAATTAGTGCAGGAGTGGCATATTATAATTCTTTAATAAATGTGGGGGATATAATTAAGATGGCAGATAGAGATTTATACAAAGAGAAGCAAATGAAAAAAACTTAA